Proteins encoded within one genomic window of Polaribacter sp. NJDZ03:
- a CDS encoding GLPGLI family protein → MNKILIIPFVLLFFFNTNSQNSRGVIEYGKKSKKRVLTEKDKQRMKETPEKYKRFQKMYELYAEGEKKLTFELRVDNNIGIFTMKPLLESESNHKKQLGPGPYDKGVYYNKDKRILQLNAFGELFLITKPKLKWEIQKETKKIGEFECFKATTEIIVNTKGRKHLITAWFTTKIPISFGPLGYDGLPGLILELEVYKKIYYAKKIMLNPKEEIKIEKPTKGIKVTEKEYQEKASSTMQKFKKSKGL, encoded by the coding sequence ATGAATAAAATATTAATAATACCTTTTGTATTGCTCTTTTTTTTTAATACCAATTCACAAAATTCTAGAGGGGTAATTGAATACGGAAAAAAATCTAAGAAAAGGGTTTTAACTGAAAAGGATAAACAGAGAATGAAAGAAACCCCAGAAAAGTATAAAAGATTTCAAAAAATGTATGAACTATATGCAGAAGGTGAAAAAAAATTAACTTTCGAACTTAGGGTTGATAATAATATTGGAATTTTTACAATGAAACCATTATTAGAGTCTGAAAGTAATCATAAAAAACAATTAGGTCCTGGGCCATATGATAAAGGAGTTTACTATAATAAAGATAAACGGATTTTACAATTAAATGCTTTTGGAGAATTATTTTTAATTACAAAACCTAAGTTGAAATGGGAAATACAAAAAGAAACTAAAAAAATAGGAGAATTCGAATGTTTTAAAGCTACAACAGAGATTATTGTAAACACTAAAGGTAGAAAACATTTAATTACAGCTTGGTTTACAACAAAAATACCAATTTCTTTTGGTCCTTTAGGTTATGATGGTTTACCTGGTTTAATATTAGAGCTAGAGGTTTATAAGAAAATTTATTATGCAAAAAAAATCATGTTAAATCCTAAAGAAGAAATAAAAATAGAAAAACCAACAAAAGGGATTAAGGTAACCGAAAAGGAATATCAAGAAAAAGCATCATCAACAATGCAAAAATTTAAAAAAAGTAAAGGTTTATAA
- a CDS encoding GLPGLI family protein, with protein sequence MNKKYINLLIFLFLNVIVFHSQNIEGRITYLASAKKALAYIQEKGKKNKKHIRKHVNELYKKAKDVKVILNFNSVASEYHAIKKMDLTNKEEFNFTYLMSGSSKKYYTSNNVMSYENNTLDCYLLGECFLIQNLMPIWELKQETKKIGGFLCYKAVLRNKKTEKITLEAWYTPKIPYSYGVMNYFGLPGVILEISKNTIVITAIKIELNPIGKIIIKEPKKIKKLSRKEFDILKRTSFSEFYKKR encoded by the coding sequence ATGAATAAAAAATATATCAATTTGTTAATTTTTTTATTTTTAAATGTAATTGTTTTTCATTCACAAAACATCGAAGGGAGAATTACATACCTTGCTTCAGCCAAAAAGGCCTTAGCTTATATTCAAGAAAAAGGTAAAAAGAATAAAAAACACATAAGAAAACATGTAAATGAACTTTATAAAAAGGCAAAAGATGTTAAAGTAATATTGAATTTTAATAGTGTAGCTTCAGAATATCATGCTATAAAAAAAATGGATTTAACAAATAAAGAAGAATTTAACTTTACATATCTTATGTCAGGAAGTTCAAAAAAATACTACACATCTAACAATGTTATGAGCTATGAAAATAATACTCTGGATTGTTATTTATTAGGCGAGTGTTTTTTGATACAAAACTTAATGCCAATATGGGAGTTAAAACAAGAAACTAAAAAGATCGGAGGGTTTTTATGTTACAAAGCCGTTTTAAGAAATAAAAAAACAGAAAAAATAACTTTAGAAGCTTGGTACACTCCAAAAATCCCATACAGTTACGGAGTTATGAATTATTTTGGTTTACCTGGCGTAATTTTAGAGATTAGTAAAAATACAATAGTTATTACGGCTATAAAAATAGAATTAAACCCAATTGGAAAGATTATAATAAAAGAACCGAAAAAAATAAAAAAACTTTCTAGAAAAGAATTTGACATTTTAAAAAGAACATCATTTTCCGAATTTTATAAAAAAAGATAA